The Phaenicophaeus curvirostris isolate KB17595 chromosome Z, BPBGC_Pcur_1.0, whole genome shotgun sequence genome includes the window TGCTCAGCATATTCCAGCAGCATGGGCACGCCGTGCTGGCTCAGGTGCTGCCGCTGTGTCCGGTCCTCCAGGTGTGCCTCATTGGGGAGGAAGCTGCTGGCCCACACCTGGGAGGGACACAGGGCTGCATTACCTGTACCTGGTTTTTGCAAGGGAGTCCCAGCCACGCTGCCCATCTGCAGGTCCATGCTGCCACCAGGTGGAGAATCCAATGTGGCAGCCACAAGGGACAGTCCCCAAGAGGGGAGGAAACAGGACAGGCACAGGGATATCCTCCAGGCAGAAGGCTTTGGTACCAGGGCAGGCGGACTCCTGTTCACATCTTCTGCCTGCATTGTACGGTCGCCCACAGGGACATGTGGTTAAGCCAGGTCACAGGTGGGACAGCCTCACCTGGCAGTGGGGGTGTGGGTTGGAGCAGCCCATCATCGCTCCCTTGTTCTCAAAGATCTGTGGAGGAAAAGATCCAAGGTCCCTGCTGCAGGCTGCCATGGTGTCCCTGGCACAGCAGGACAGCATCCCGCAGGAGAGTACATCCTCACCTGCCTGGAAAGGCTCAGGAGGGCATGAGGTGGGAACAGAGGACCCACATGTGACTGcaacagccccagccccagggtgATGCCTGAGCACCCACTCCTGCCCTCCCCACCTCCACCTGAGAcacccagggcagggagagaaaggTAGCCCCCACCAGCTCGGACCTGCACCCAAGGATAGGAGGCACCCAGCTCCACCGTCAGCTCTGCCCATGCATCGATGACAGCCCGGATCTCCACCAAGGACATCAGGGGCAGCGTCAGGTCCGACCAGGGGTGGAAGCACATCACCTTGCTGCAGGGGAGAtacatggggctggggggcatcCCCAGCAACCTCCACAACCCTGTCAGGTCACGGTGCAAGAGGGGACAGGAACCCCAGAAACAGAGCAGGTGTCCTCAGCAGTACAAGGAGGCAAGCAAGCCCGGTCCAGCTTCAACTGACAGGTCCTGGCTGGCATCACAGCCTAGACCCTCCAGAGCTGTGGGCATACTCACCACACACCCCGGGCTGCTGCCGCTCGAAACAAGGGGTGATCACTCTCACCTGGGGAAGGACAgaaagcagggagggaaagggtgCTGTGCCAGCACACATGCctctccatgtcccccagcacctgaGCCTGGGAGCCCCCAGCAGCCTGATCTACCCCAAGAAGTTACCAGGCTCAGGAGCATCTGGCTGCAGCGCAGGGAAGTCATTTGGGAAGACAAAGGTGCCCTCATACTGGGGGTTCACCTGCCGGGGCGAGAGACAGGATCAGGGGGTGACAGGGCAGTGCAAAGAGCCCGAACCCCCAGGTCCCTGGTGGTACCTCGCCGTTGGCCCGGGTGGCCCCGGGGCAGAGGGGGTTGTTGGGGTCCCAGCGGGGCACATCCTCGGGGGGTGGCTTCTCCAGCTGCCCCTGCCAGGGCCGCTTCACCCGGTGGGCCGACACCAGCACCCAGTCGTCCCGCAGTGGGTTGTAACGAGTGTGCTGATgctctgcagggagaggggagcagggatCAGAGTGGAAGGAACAAGCAGGGCAAGAGGGATGAGGAGCTTCAGTGGAGTGGGGCATCAGGCAAGTGAGGCATccaggagggggaaaggggagtgGGGTGACAAGGGAGAGGGGCATCTGGCAAGGAGAAGCAAGTAGGGAGACAGGAAAGAGGGGCTTGAGGAGGGAGAGGTGAATGGGACATGAGGCAAGCAGAGTGTCTGGGAGGGGTGAGTGGGACAACAGGAAAGCGAACAGGGGAACAAGGGTGGGTAGTGGGGAGCCAGGCAacaagggagaggagagcagggcaacaagggggaaagagaagaatgagaCAAGCAAGAGGACAGCAGGGTGACAAGGAAGATGGGTGACAAGGGAGAAGGGTGACAAGAGAAAGGGGCAACAAGGGAGACGGAAGTagggggacaagggacaggCAACAACAGGGGGGTAGAGGGAAGCAGAGTGACAAGGGAGAGGGGCAACAAGGGAGAGGGGCAACAAGGGGGGAGTGAGGGAAGCAAGATGACCAGAGGGGATAGAGGGTAGCAGGGCAATGagggagaggggcaaagaaggagAAGGTCGATAAGGCAGGGTATGGGACAGTGGGGCAacaagggagaggggaaagcgGTGCCGAGGGAAAGGGGCGTCGAGGGAGACGGGAAAGGGGAGTcgaggaagaggggaaagaggtgctAAGTGACAGGGAAAAGGGGCGtcgagggagaggggaaaggggtgccgagggaggggagagaggagcgGGGCGAGAGGAGCGGGGCGAGAGGAGCGGGGCGAGAGGAGCGGGgcgagaggagagaggagaggggcgagaggagagaggagaggggcgAGAGGAGCGGGgcgagaggagagaggagaggggagagaggagaggggagagaggcgAGGGGAGAGAGGCGAGGGGAGAGAGGCGAGGGGAGAGGGGCGAGGGGCGAGGGGCGAGGGGAGAGGGGCGAGGGGAGAGGGGCGCCGAGGGAGAGGGGAGCGGGGCGCCGAGGGAGAGGGGAGCGGGGCgagaggaggggggagagaggaggggggagagaagagaggggagagaagagcgGGGCGCCGAGGGAGGGGATCCCTCGGGACGCCCCCGTCCGTACCGCTGTCGCAGAAGCGGCCGCCCCGCTCCCCCTCCCCCGGCGGCCCCTCCATGCCGCGTCTTCCCCCCGAGGCCCGTCCCCttccccgcccgccccgcgccggcGCAGGACGCGGCGCCGCAGCCCGGAGCAGGCGGAGCGGGGCCAtgggggcggcggcgcggcgggcgcTGCGGGCCGGGCTGGCGCTGGGAGCGCtggcgctgctgctgcaggggctgcGCGGGTGGCTGGCGGCCAAGCGGTACGAGTTCAGCCCCGCCGAGATCGCGCAGCTCGCGCGGCACCACGCGGGTACGAGCGGAGCCGGAGGGGTGGGGACGGGATCCGGGAGGAATGGGGATGGGATCTGGGAGGAATGGGGGTGGGGAGACTGGAAGATGAACCACGGAGGGGCGCGCAGCGGCCTCGGGTGGGGAAGGGACCAGTAACTGGGCACGGG containing:
- the GALT gene encoding galactose-1-phosphate uridylyltransferase; this encodes MEGPPGEGERGGRFCDSEHQHTRYNPLRDDWVLVSAHRVKRPWQGQLEKPPPEDVPRWDPNNPLCPGATRANGEVNPQYEGTFVFPNDFPALQPDAPEPGESDHPLFRAAAARGVCKVMCFHPWSDLTLPLMSLVEIRAVIDAWAELTVELGASYPWVQIFENKGAMMGCSNPHPHCQVWASSFLPNEAHLEDRTQRQHLSQHGVPMLLEYAEQESHRKERVVVENTDWLVVVPYWATWPYQTLLLPRRRVCRLQDLLEGERDSLASIMQRLLIKYDNLFEVSFPYSMGWHGAPTGPYLKEDCGHWQLHAHYYPPLLRSATVRKFMVGYEMLAQAQRDLTPEQAAERLRSLPEVHYKRRAKENS